A genome region from bacterium includes the following:
- a CDS encoding glycosyltransferase family 39 protein yields the protein MSNARLRARAWRAGLLLAVVLLAAGLRVWRLDDVPAGLYCDEAGNGYNAYALGAAGIDENGGRWPLYVWSFGTAYKNPLFIYGAILPVKLLGLSAFSIRLTAALFGIATVLALFFLGRALFGYWVGLWAALFLAVAPWHLHFSRIAFELIAFPLIAVGGCTLLVRFTQGRRTLPAALAVYALGVYAYAPAAFFVPAFLFGFGLLFLPELLRGWRQFLVALAVAAAVLAPAAVFFSAQTRTGTQYFRRTTFLDPQQPWREQAQRFGRNYAQFFSPRFLVDEGDPIFRHAVRDFGELYPFFVPFVLLGAGVALLRRDRASKLLLWWLALYPVAPSLMNEIPSATRGIIGAPILCLLAGTGFAAALRALRFLAPRRRWGIALQGAAALAGLGLLGSEVARYLHAYFVDYPTYAALTPGAFQFGYRDAIQYMERERGNYDLLLLSATDSNQPQVFAQFYRPIDPRDWAARRDSGYLIIRPEDFTRRDPSQRVLAALHPDDVDLFADVNVKRLIEAPGGKLAFVIAEIGARKRYLNNWLILGLFPNDDGRGGERDPVNPRDLAPRSYPGLNGAPITWQPAPAQLAGVDLNRDFVGADPRNPGNPERVCAYAATTVRSPTDRAAVLELSGSLNDTLRVWLNGRPLTAFPMMMGREPRQRDIALHAGDNGLLVQSCEDIGNWGFSARIVDADGRDMEDLVTVAQLPIAAMQAPPAARDDVQLVEGFAGSGQGPPEASYPDYRGGSPSWRARVDHHSSVSWRTAPPPAAGPAVFAFTGSTSDEEGDFALAIDGRPTLTFRSHRDRDVHGWSGDGATLVYIPKGSAAGSTGYYLLSVPAERITPGQPLELRVTGSGGDPQAWFMIKSFRDTLQFERVTPALAVEATRAIWRTRPLAYATNQ from the coding sequence ATGAGTAACGCCCGCCTCCGCGCCCGCGCCTGGCGCGCCGGCCTGCTGCTCGCGGTCGTGCTGCTGGCGGCCGGGCTGCGCGTCTGGCGGCTCGACGACGTGCCGGCCGGGCTCTACTGCGACGAGGCCGGCAACGGCTACAACGCCTACGCCCTCGGCGCCGCCGGCATCGACGAGAACGGCGGCCGCTGGCCGCTGTACGTCTGGTCGTTCGGCACCGCGTACAAGAACCCGCTCTTCATCTACGGCGCCATCCTGCCGGTGAAGCTGCTCGGGCTGAGCGCCTTCAGCATCCGCCTGACGGCGGCGCTGTTCGGCATCGCGACGGTGCTGGCGCTGTTCTTCCTCGGCCGGGCGCTGTTCGGCTACTGGGTCGGCCTGTGGGCGGCGCTCTTTCTCGCCGTCGCGCCGTGGCACCTGCACTTCAGCCGCATCGCCTTCGAGCTGATCGCCTTTCCGCTGATCGCCGTCGGCGGGTGCACCCTGCTGGTGCGCTTCACCCAGGGGCGGCGCACCCTGCCGGCCGCCCTCGCCGTCTATGCGCTCGGCGTCTACGCCTACGCGCCGGCCGCCTTCTTCGTGCCGGCGTTCCTCTTCGGCTTCGGCCTCCTCTTCCTGCCCGAGCTGCTGCGCGGCTGGCGGCAGTTCCTGGTCGCCCTGGCGGTCGCCGCCGCCGTGCTCGCCCCGGCGGCGGTGTTCTTCTCCGCCCAGACGCGCACCGGCACGCAGTACTTCCGCCGCACCACCTTCCTCGACCCGCAGCAGCCGTGGCGCGAACAGGCGCAGCGCTTCGGCCGCAACTACGCGCAGTTCTTCTCGCCGCGCTTCCTGGTCGACGAGGGCGATCCGATCTTCCGCCACGCGGTGCGCGACTTCGGCGAGCTCTACCCGTTCTTCGTCCCCTTCGTCCTGCTCGGCGCCGGCGTGGCGCTGCTGCGGCGCGATCGCGCCAGCAAGCTGCTGCTGTGGTGGCTGGCGCTCTACCCGGTGGCGCCGAGCCTGATGAACGAGATCCCGAGCGCCACGCGCGGCATCATCGGCGCGCCGATCCTCTGCCTGCTGGCGGGCACCGGCTTCGCGGCGGCGCTGCGCGCCCTGCGCTTCCTGGCGCCGCGGCGGCGCTGGGGGATCGCCCTGCAGGGGGCGGCGGCGCTGGCCGGCCTCGGCCTGCTCGGCAGCGAGGTCGCCCGCTACCTGCACGCCTACTTCGTCGACTACCCGACCTACGCCGCGCTCACCCCGGGGGCCTTCCAGTTCGGCTACCGCGACGCGATCCAGTACATGGAGCGCGAGCGCGGCAACTACGACCTGCTGCTGCTCAGCGCCACCGATTCCAACCAGCCGCAGGTGTTCGCCCAGTTCTACCGCCCGATCGACCCGCGCGACTGGGCGGCGCGGCGCGACTCCGGCTACCTGATCATCAGGCCGGAGGACTTCACGCGCCGCGACCCGTCGCAGCGCGTGCTGGCGGCGCTGCACCCCGACGACGTCGACCTGTTCGCCGACGTGAACGTGAAGCGGCTCATCGAGGCGCCGGGCGGCAAGCTGGCGTTCGTCATCGCCGAGATCGGGGCCCGCAAGCGCTACCTCAACAACTGGTTGATCCTCGGCCTCTTCCCCAACGACGACGGCCGCGGCGGCGAACGCGATCCGGTGAATCCCCGCGACCTCGCGCCGCGCAGCTACCCCGGCCTGAACGGCGCGCCGATCACCTGGCAGCCGGCGCCGGCCCAGCTCGCCGGCGTCGATCTCAACCGCGACTTCGTCGGCGCCGACCCGCGCAACCCGGGCAATCCCGAGCGCGTCTGCGCCTACGCCGCCACCACCGTCCGCTCCCCCACCGACCGCGCCGCGGTGCTCGAGCTGAGCGGCTCGCTCAACGACACGCTGCGCGTCTGGCTCAACGGCCGCCCGCTCACCGCCTTCCCGATGATGATGGGACGCGAGCCGCGGCAGCGCGACATCGCGCTGCACGCCGGCGACAACGGGCTGCTGGTGCAGAGCTGCGAGGACATCGGCAACTGGGGCTTCAGCGCCCGCATCGTCGACGCCGACGGCCGCGACATGGAGGATCTCGTCACCGTCGCGCAACTGCCGATCGCGGCCATGCAGGCGCCGCCGGCGGCGCGCGACGACGTGCAGCTCGTCGAGGGCTTCGCCGGCAGCGGCCAGGGGCCGCCGGAGGCGAGCTATCCCGACTATCGCGGCGGCTCGCCGTCGTGGCGGGCCCGGGTCGACCATCACAGCAGCGTCAGTTGGCGCACCGCGCCGCCGCCCGCCGCCGGGCCGGCCGTCTTCGCCTTCACCGGCTCGACCTCGGACGAGGAGGGCGACTTCGCGCTGGCGATCGACGGCCGGCCGACGCTGACCTTCCGCAGCCATCGCGACCGCGACGTGCACGGCTGGAGCGGCGACGGCGCCACCCTGGTCTACATTCCCAAGGGCAGCGCCGCCGGCAGCACCGGCTACTACCTGCTGTCGGTGCCGGCCGAGCGGATCACGCCCGGCCAGCCGCTCGAGCTGCGCGTCACCGGCAGCGGCGGCGATCCGCAGGCGTGGTTCATGATCAAGAGCTTCCGCGACACCCTGCAGTTCGAGCGCGTCACGCCGGCCCTGGCGGTCGAGGCGACGCGCGCCATCTGGCGCACCCGCCCCCTGGCCTACGCGACCAACCAATGA